In Electrophorus electricus isolate fEleEle1 chromosome 6, fEleEle1.pri, whole genome shotgun sequence, a single genomic region encodes these proteins:
- the ppp1r14ba gene encoding protein phosphatase 1, regulatory (inhibitor) subunit 14Ba: protein MAAVTSPESTPQPRVYFQTPPGTEEEVPQKQGRVTVKYDRKELRRRLNLEEWIVSQLMNLYDCEEDEVPELEIDVDELLDLPSDVERAIRVKMLLVDCYKPNDDFVAALLEKVRGMQKLSTPQKKGDLTP, encoded by the exons ATGGCGGCAGTTACGAGCCCGGAATCGACACCTCAGCCCCGGGTCTATTTTCAAACACCCCCCGGTACCGAAGAAGAAGTTCCACAGAAGCAAGGACGAGTAACCGTCAAATATGACAGAAAAGAACTGAGAAGGCGACTGAATTTGGAGGAGTGGATAGTTAGCCAGTTAATGAATTTATATGACTGCGAG GAAGATGAAGTCCCTGAGCTGGAGATTGATGTGGATGAACTGCTGGATCTACCCAGTGATGTAGAAAGAGCCATCAGAGTGAAG ATGCTGCTTGTTGACTGTTACAAACCTAATGAT GACTTTGTGGCTGCACTGTTGGAGAAGGTGAGAGGCATGCAGAAGCTCAGCACCCCACAGAAAAAGGGGGACCTCACTCCCTGA